The Pseudomonas moraviensis genome contains the following window.
CTGATCACGCCGACTTGATAGGCCGCTTTAGCGTCGCCGGCCAACGCCGCCAGACGCAGTAAACGCACGCCTTCTTCACGCGCGCCCAGACCGACGCCACGAAAGGTCAGAATGTGCCCGTAAAAGCTTTGCGCGCCGACATCGCCGAGGTTGGCCATGCGCGCAAACTGGCCTTCAAGCCAGCGCCAGCCGCGCGGCTGGCGAACGAACCACGACCAATGAAACAGCCTGCGGGCCAGCCAATATCCGGCCCGCGCCTTGAGGCGCAGAAACACTCAGGCCTCCGCCGATTCCGGGTACTCG
Protein-coding sequences here:
- a CDS encoding SEL1-like repeat protein; translation: MFLRLKARAGYWLARRLFHWSWFVRQPRGWRWLEGQFARMANLGDVGAQSFYGHILTFRGVGLGAREEGVRLLRLAALAGDAKAAYQVGVISLAGTPSKAPDPAEAVRWWSMAAKAGHPLAELKLQQLKAGDSTL